The stretch of DNA agtaccattctctatagtaccattctatatagtaccattctctattgtaccattctatatagtaccattccctacagtaccattctatatggtaccattctctatagtaccattctctatagtaccattctctatagtaccattctatatagtaccattctctatagtatcattctatatagtaccattctctacagtaccattctctacagtaccattctctacagtaccattctctatagtaccattctctatagtaccattctctatagtactattctctacagtaccattctatatagtaccattctctatagcaccattctctatagtgccattctatatagtaccattctctatagtaccattctctatagtaccattctctacagtaccattgtctacagtaccattctatatagtaagattctatatagtaccattctatatagtaccattctctgtTACACCATTCTCtctagtaccattctctatagtaccattctctatagtaccattctctatcgtaccattctctacagtaccattctatatagtaccattctatatagtaccattatctatagtaccattctctacagtaacattctatatagtaccattctatatggtaccattctatatagtaccgttctctacagtaccattctatatagtaccattctctatagtaccattctctatagtaccattctcaatagtaccattctatatagtaccattctctacagtaccattctctacagtaccattctctatagtaccattctatatagtacaattctctatagtaccattctatatagtaccattctctacagtaccattctctatagtaccattctctacagtaccattctctatagtaccattctccatagtaccattctatatagtaccattccctacagtaccattctctatagtaccattctatatagtaccattctctatagtacaaatctatatagtaccattctccaccgtaccattctctacagtaccattctctatagtaccattctatatagtaccattctctacagtaccattctctacagtaccattctatatagtaccattctctatagtaccattctctatagtactattctctatagtaccattctatatagtaccattctatatagtaccattctctatagtaccattctctatagtaccattctatatagtaccattctctattgtaccattctatatagtaccattctctacagtaccattctatatggtaccattctctatagtaccattctctatagtaccattctatatagtaccattctctacagtatcattgtatatagtaccattctctacagtaccattctctacagtaccattctctacagtaccattctctatagtaccattctctatagtaccattctctatagtactattctctacagtaccattctatatagtaacaTTCTCTATAGCACCATTCTCTATAGTGCCATTctgtatagtaccattctctttagtaccattctatatagtaccattctctacagtaccattctctacagtaccattctatatagtaccattctatatagtaccattctctatagtaccattctctatagtaccattctctacagtaccattctctatagtaccattctatatagtaccattctatatagtaccattctctatagtaccattctctatagtaccattctctatagtaccattctctacagtaccattctatatagtaccattctatatagtaccattctctatagtaccattctctacagtacaattctatatagtaccattctctatagtaccattctatatagtaccgttctctacagtaccattctatatagtaccattctctatagtaccattctctatagtaccattctctacagtaccattctctacagtaccattctatatagtaccattctatatagtaccattctatatagtaccattctctattacACCATTCTCtctagtaccattctctatagtaccattctctatagtaccattctctatcgtaccattctctacagtaccattctatatagtaccattctatatagtaccattatctatagtaccattctctacagtaccattctatatggtaccattctatatagtaccgttctctacagtaccattctatatagtaccattctctataataccattctctatagtaccattctctatagtaccattctctgtagtaccattctctacagtaccattctatatagtaccattctctattgtaacattctctacagtaccattctatatagtaccattctctattacACCATTCTCTCTAGTACCCTTCTCTACAGTATCATTCTCTATAGTActattctctacagtaccattctatatagtaccattctatatagtaccattctctattacACCATTCTCtctagtaccattctctacagtaccattctctatagtaccattctctatagtaccattctctacagtaccattctatatagtaccattctctatagcaccattctctatagtaccattctctattacaccattctctatagtaccagtctctatagtaccattctctatagtaccattctctatagtaccattctctatagtaccattctatatagtaccattctctatagtaccattctctatagtaccattctctatagtaataTTCTATAttgtaccattctctatagtaccattctctatagtaataTTCTATAttgtaccattctctatagtacaattctctatagtaccattctctatagtaccattgtCTATAGTAATATTCTACATGGTTCCATTCTCTATtacaccattctctatagtaataTTCTATAttgtaccattctctatagtaccattctctatagcaccattctatatagtaccattctctattacACCAATCTCTATAGTACTATTCTATATGGTACCATTCTCTGTAGTAcaattctctacagtaccattctttAAAATCATTCTCTATACCACCATTGTCTACAATACCATTCTTTACAGTACCATCATttatagtaccattctatatattaccattctctatagtaccattctctatagtaccatggGCAGCTCCTCTCACTACAGCCCTATAGTACCCTAGCAAAATACTGTACAtattcagaaccatggacaggtCCTCTCACTACAGCCCTATAGTACTGAGCAGAATACTGTACCtattcagtaccatggacagctccTCTCACTACAGCCCTATAGTACTGAGCAAAATACTGTACCTATTCAGTACCATGGGCAGCTCCTCTCACTACAGCCCTATAGTACTGAGCAGAATACTGTACATATTCAGTACCATGGGCAGCTCCTCTCACTACAGCCCTATAGTACTGAGCAGAATACTGTACATATTCAGAACCAGCTCTTCTCAGTACAGCGGCAGTATAAGTGGTATGGCGTGCCCATATGCATTATGTCATTATTTGCAGTCTTTTCACAGTGAGTGTAGTACCTCGCAGTCATGTTGTGCTACACTGAAAGCTTCAGCTTTTTGGACAGCTCTGCTTCCGCACCATGCTGGCAAAACACATCGGCTCTCTCATCGGCTCTCTCATCGGCTCTCAGACTCAGAGGGAAGACTACTTACTGCTAACCCTTCGTTATACAGTGCATAAAGACTACCGCTGACCGTTTCACAATGCTTCTACCGTACAATACTGTTCATTACTCAACCCTAGTATAGGCCTACCAttgaacctaaaatggttctttgGCTCTCCCCGTAGGACAACTCAATGAAGAACCTttgtggttccaggtagaaccctttttgttccaggtagaaccctattggttccaggtagaccctattggttccaggtagaaccctaatgggttccaggtagaatcctctgcaaaagagttctacctggaaccaaaaaagggttatcctatggggacggtcgaagaaccctttttggaaccGTCTTTTTTTTATTCTCCGAGTAGCGAGTTCTACTACTGCCATTCCTTCCACCATGCACAACAAAgtagacagaggtacagtactCAACTATCATTACAACATTAACAAAACATGTCATTCTCACCTGTTGTACACCGACATAGTCAACAGAGTCTGGTGTCATGCAGTCATCTAGTTCACAATATTTTTAATCACGCAACATGCAACCCTATGCTCGCGCTGAGCTTGCTGTccgttaacacaataccatacAGTGCAATAACGTATGGAATGCAACTATATCATTACAACTCCATCATTGGCAAGGAATGTAGTTGTAACTTGTTAGATGTGGCAAAGCAAGCAGTGAAGAGAGCTGTACTACACTCAATGAAAGTCATTTATTTCACATGAAGTCTACTGTCCAATATTGTGCTGCCCCTCAGCTCATCCAGAAAACGGTACATCCCCTAAGTCTGCCCTGTAGAACAGAACTCAGCTGCAGTGCAGTCTAACTGTTCTGAGGCGTTGGCTCCTGTATCAATATTATGGTCTGCTCCGGGACACTATAAGTATATGGTCCTGTGCTGCTGCCTCTGATAATGACATCATAATTGCTTTTTTTTTGGTCATTGCATTAAATATTAACGGTAGGTCATCGTTCTCTCATCAACGTCTCTGTCCTTCCTCCGTCAAACCCTCCACCGGCAAAACCATCAGCCATCGCCATCAAACCCGGTTATGACACCGTCCGTCAGAAACTATGTCGGCATTTGTCATTTTAGAGCCGTTAAATTATACACGCTCTCATATTGAACCGATAATAACCGGGGTGATATGGCTTTTACTTAATAATCATGTCTCCGGGTATAGAATGTCCGTAGGCCTAATAGGTACAGATTTAGGATCAGATCAAATCTTAACCATTTTGAGAGGAATATGTAAAACTGGTCTGAgatcacagatctaggatcagatcgtaTCATCACCATTATGAGTGGAATATGTAAAACTGGTCTGAGAGCAGCGTTTATGAGGAGACTTCAGCCTCAGTAAAGACACAGATCTAGGAATAGTTCCCTCCCACCAGGTTGCATCTTAACCAGTACGAGGGGAATATGTAAAACTGTTCTGAGAGCAGTGTTTATGGGGAGACGGAGAAATATCCTGTCTTATACAGAGTACCGCTAACAATCACTAGGGGGCGACCTTGGTCTCTAGAATGTTGGGAAGATTCCATCAgaaggattctctctctctctctctctctctctctctctctctctctctctctctctctcctctctctctctctctctctctctctctctctctctctctctctctctctctctctctctctctctctctctcatatcccaCTACTGGAGTGCCAGTCTGATTTTGTCACAGAGAATCAGAGAAGACAAGTATGGTAATTCATCCAGCAGTATCTCTCGCGTTTTGTCTGTGAGACTTGTTATGTTACGAAATCATCTAAACACCATATTGCTTAATTCCAGTCTACAATGGTCATGTCTGTTTGTATTACGGTCCCGTAATTGCTGCGTGTCTATCTATTAAATACGGAATCGGAAGCTTATGTTAATGACCCTCAACGACGTGTTGTCTGTTTGTATACTCCAATAAGTGGGTCAGGAAGGACGCTTAGATTGCAGCCTTCATCTCTTTCTGTTGATCATTTTCTTGTTCCTTTCTTTTCAAATCACTGCATAGACTGATGCTCcgtgccaaatggcaccttacACCCTACGtaatgcactccttttgaccagggcccgtggtagtgcactatatagggaatacggtgtaATTTGGGACGCAAGCACATAGCCTATTAAACCATATGGCTTATGAATTAAATAAGTAGGTTAGGGTGATGAAATTAGTTTCATTGCTAAGGTCGGAGAGAGTGGGCTAATGATGAAACAGTGAAGATAGCGGTACTAACATGCTAAAGGCTATTAGTATGGCTTTGGCTATGCTACATTAAACGGAATATGAATGAATGGGGCATTATGGGATGCTCCATTCGACACCCTATTCTCTggatagtgcactatttttgaccagggccctgtatggCTCTGGTTAAATGTAATTCACTATATATAGGGATTATGGTGCGATTTGGGATACAATCTATATGCATGTATGGCCTTGGTATGTCCTTTATAAACGAATGATTGTTGTGCTTAAAGAAGGAAGATTGCAATTAAAACATGTTGATAATTTACTCCCGTTTTACAGCTCTACGTTAATTACATGTCTACTTCATCGTGTCTTTACGGCACCAACAGAACAGAATATTGAGCCATACTATCATAATTATTTAAGACGATAGTTGCACGCATGAAGGAATTTGGGAATGAATACAAACATGTTTATAACTGAATCCTTCCTCCCGTTTTAGTTTCGTTTTTATTATTCGTGAAGTGTATTTGAACAAAATTGAATATTGAAAGACATAATACATTAATCATGGTTATTGATAACTTGACAGGGGACGGGGATAATTAAAAAGTTTCGCCAATCTTTAAACCCGTTGGTTTTGACCGCCAGAGGGCACGTGCGTGACGGCGCGTTGGAATTGGCAACATCCCCAAGCTTTGGTTTTAGGTTACTACATAAATAACCAACGGTCACGTATCATAAGACAGAAGACAGCCTACTGACTGCATCAATACTCAATATCCTATGGTCACCTATCACAGCTAGACCGATAGAGAACGGGAAAGCATAGCTTGTGTTGACCATTCAACATAGCATGACGCCCTGGGCAGGAACGAGTCAGTGTGAGTCACGGACTGGTATAGGctacatcatcatcatcgtcatcatcatcgatAGCCTATATGGATAGTGTGTGAGTGCTTGCCAATACCGAAGGATAATCAGTAGATATTTGCGTCACTGGAATAGAGCGCTGACCTGTGGTCACGGTCTGTTTAGGTctataccacacacacatacacacacacacacacctctactgaGGCTTTCATTTTAAACAGCAGCTATTGAACTAATCCCTTTAAAACACTCATTCTGTCTTTCCCTACAGGGTTGGTGTTGCTTGCCTGGGCATAGTCTCTAGTCATTACCTTCGTGTTCATTCATCAAACTGAACGGAAgaaaacaataacacaacacattacgaTGATGAATAGGCGATTCCTACAATATTCACTTTCAAAATTCGCTGGCTGCGCTTTTAACTTAGAACTGTCATGCACAGGTAGCCTATGCTTCTGAAACGATGGTTTGTGCCAAGACGTTACCCGTCGAGGGATTTGCAAATTCAAATTCCACCCGTCGCCCACTTGTTGACTATTTCATTCACGGGATATGTGAAATATTTTATTTCTCTCCGGTGTTTCGGTTGACTGGGGCTTCATGCTCGTGTTTGCacggggctggggctggggctcgAGCGCCACCGCCGCTTGATGGCTCGTGTTGTTAGTAAAGAGAAAGGTCCGGGCAGGTCCGTGGGACGGTGCGCGCTGGCTGGCATTCCCGTGCCCCAATCAGGAGTAACCTCGTCGGGTGTCTGCGGACACTATTGGCTGGTGAGAAAAGATGCTGTGCGCAAAACCAACCCCGCTCCCCTCACTCGCTTTACAGGAGTGGAGCAGAGAGGATCATCCGCTTTCCTTGCTGCTCAGCCGCACTGAttatagagcgagagagaaaaaacgGGAGAGAAAGTACAATTTGTCGTTTATTTACGTGTTGGCTAACCGTGTTCAAGTTCAGGATTTTATTCGAATGGTGTTTTCTGGAGTTATGCATTCGTGAAGTAATGTTTTTATATTTTGTATTGCACTTAGTTGGGACTTGATACGTGTGAGGATTCCATCTGTGGCTGAGGATTGTATTATGGTCTACACGTCTTGCCTCCCTCTGCCTGCTGCGATGTTGGCGCTTCGGCCAAAATTCACAAACCTGGACTGAATATACACTTTTTTTTTGCTGAAAGAAGCGAGGATCAAATGGCCGTGATTCTCACGACTGAAACACAGGAATGCTTTTCGGTTGACACGACGACGCGCAGAGGGAAAGAAGGAATAGCTGATTGGGGTTTGGGTAGCAGCCGTAGTTTTATTTTCATTATTGCAGCTTTTGATTCTGCCTTATTCCTGCGAACCGAAGCTGGGATGGGAAATGCTTAGTTCAAGTAAGAAATCGGAGTAATAGCCCCGACATATATCCAAGTGCActtgagagaggaagagtgagaggagtGGAAATGATTTTGTTATTACCGCTCCTTCTCTCGGTCTTGCTGGATGGAGCGGTGTGCCAGCTGCGCTTCTCTGTACCAGAGGAGCAAGAACACGGGACCGTCATTGGGAATATCGCGGAGGATTTGGGGTTGGACATCACCAAACTTTCCGCCCGCCGCTTCCAGACTGTTGCCAGCTCGCGGAACCCTTACTTGGACGTGAACCTGGAGAACGGGAATCTTTATGTTAAGGAGAAAATAGACCGGGAGGAGATATGCAGGCAGACAGTACCGTGCAACCTGCACCTCGAGGTGTTTCTGGAGAACCCGCTCGAGCTTTTCCGCGTGGAGATCGAGGTGATGGATATCAACGACAATCCCCCCACTTTCCCCGAGACAGACATCACTGTAGAAATAACGGAAAGTGCCACCCCAGGTACCCGGTTCCCGGTGGAGAATGCTTTCGACCCAGACGTCGGGACTAACGCGCTCAGCACCTACGCCATAACGAACAATAACTACTTTTACCTGGATGTTCAGACACAGAGCGACGGGAACAAGTTTGCGGAGCTCGTGCTGGAAAAGCCGCTCGACCGGGAGCAGCAGGCGGTGCATCGGTACGTACTCACGGCAGTGGACGGAGGCGTGCCACAACGGACTGGCACCGCGCTCCTGGTCGTTAAAGTCTTGGATTCCAACGATAACGCACCCATCTTTGACCAGTCGGTGTACACGGTGAGCCTACGGGAGAATTCACCGGTGGGCACGCTGGTTATTCAGCTAAACGCCACTGATATAGATGAAGGGCAGAACGGAGAGATAGTGTATTCATTCAGTAACCACAACCCGGCGAGGGTAAAGGATCTTTTTAAAATCGATGCCAGGACGGGGAGAATAGAGGTGGCTGGGGAAGTGGACTATGAGGAGAGTAGTACTCACCAGATATATGTCCAGGCTAAAGACCTGGGAGCGAACGCAGTGCCCGCGCATTGCAAAGTCATGGTCAAACTGGTCGACGTTAACGACAACACACCGGAGATCAGTTTCAGCACGGTGACCGAGTCTGTGAGCGAACAGGACGCCCCGGGCACCGTCATAGCCCTCTTCAGCGTCACCGACCGGGACTCGGGCGACAACGGGCTGGTGAGCTGCGAGATTTTGGGTGACGTTCCTTTCAAACTCAAATCGTCATTTAAAAACTACTACACCATAGTAACGGATGGACTATTAGACAGAGAACACGCAGACTCATACACAATCACCGTTGTAGCCAAAGACCAGGGGCTCCCCTCTCTCGCCACGAGCAAATCCATCAAGGTACATGTTTCCGACGAGAACGATAATGCACCCCGCTTTACGCAGCCAGTTTACGACGTGTATGTGACGGAGAATAATGTGCCAGGTGCTTTTATTCACGCGGTGAGCGCCGCGGACCCTGACGTCGGTCCGAACGCCCTCATTACCTACTCCATATTGGAGTGTGCCATCCAGGGCATGTCCGTCGACACCTATGTGTCAATCAACCAGGACACTGGTTATCTTTATGCGCTGCGCTCATTCGACTATGAACAGTTGAAAGAGTTTAGCTTTATGGTACAAGC from Salvelinus fontinalis isolate EN_2023a chromosome 5, ASM2944872v1, whole genome shotgun sequence encodes:
- the LOC129855894 gene encoding protocadherin-10-like, which encodes MILLLPLLLSVLLDGAVCQLRFSVPEEQEHGTVIGNIAEDLGLDITKLSARRFQTVASSRNPYLDVNLENGNLYVKEKIDREEICRQTVPCNLHLEVFLENPLELFRVEIEVMDINDNPPTFPETDITVEITESATPGTRFPVENAFDPDVGTNALSTYAITNNNYFYLDVQTQSDGNKFAELVLEKPLDREQQAVHRYVLTAVDGGVPQRTGTALLVVKVLDSNDNAPIFDQSVYTVSLRENSPVGTLVIQLNATDIDEGQNGEIVYSFSNHNPARVKDLFKIDARTGRIEVAGEVDYEESSTHQIYVQAKDLGANAVPAHCKVMVKLVDVNDNTPEISFSTVTESVSEQDAPGTVIALFSVTDRDSGDNGLVSCEILGDVPFKLKSSFKNYYTIVTDGLLDREHADSYTITVVAKDQGLPSLATSKSIKVHVSDENDNAPRFTQPVYDVYVTENNVPGAFIHAVSAADPDVGPNALITYSILECAIQGMSVDTYVSINQDTGYLYALRSFDYEQLKEFSFMVQAKDSGSPELSSNSTVNVIIVDQNDNAPSVIAPIGKNGTAKEHLPRSAEPGYLVTRVVAMDADDGENARLSYSILRGNEMGMFRMDWRTGELRTARRVFTKRDPQGSYDLLIEVRDHGQPPLSSSASVTVILVDSVIDGRSGDRGGSSSKSKETSLDLTLILIIALGAVSFIFLLAMIVLAVRCQKDKKLDLYTCLMAGECCLCCSPCCSRQAHSRKQKKLSKSDIMLVQSTNVTTGVGAVGQVPVEESGVSGVGMGGGFGSHHQNQNSYCYQVCLTPESAKTDLMFLKPCSPSRSTDTDHTTPCGAIVAGYSDQQPDILSNGSILSNENKHQRTELSYLVDRPRRVNSSAFQEADIVSSKDSGHGDSEQGDSDHDATNRGHAGESCHNYPG